The genomic segment gcaaactgctgtcacctgtgaagagggcttggagttcagctttctcagggcttggtatgcaggacgaaggtcatttactaagaaatggccttctacctcctctgcaagactcctaataaactgttccttgtcccttcttaacagggaccgagttctgcgcacatgagaacggtgcaattcccgatcccctgtcagacgagccgcacgacatgcatctgtggcttccagtgtttccagcgagatggaattctgtactgctctcgggagtacaccaatcgtatcttgagctgcatcaagcgtttcacgcttaaaggtatcccactgaagaacagggtctgtcagactgcccagcattgcgaaacgatcagagattgcttcagcaaactcgcgggcacactccccctccctcagcctgtccaaataaaacaccctagggtgatcatttgaccgctggggagttttgaagtggacccggagggtagccacaaccagtctatggtcagtaccacaaaactcagcactcctatacaccctgcaattctgaaggatcctccaacgagtgctaacgagtatgtggtcgatctccttggctgcattacccgcatcactgtaccatgtccagcgatgtgggtctgggcgctggtaccaggagccagaaatcctcaatttctgggacctagcaaagtcccggcaaaggaggctattctcactaccggcatcagctcctgaaccatggggactgacagacatctcatagccagctcgatcacagccagataccgcattgaagtcgcccagaacaatgcgaatatctcgtcggggacatctgtctaccacagatgtaagtttggcgtagaacatctctttcacgtcaagtttacaaacatcggtaggagcgtacacagcaataagggacatgaagccaaaagatagcttcaatctcaataccattatacactcatcaacaggagtaacctctactaccgagggctggagtctgctggagatggcaatggctactccctggagatggtggccatcgctgcggcccgaccagtaataggtgtagccacctacacaggtcatgccgctgccaggcctcctcacctctgagagagcagtcacctcaactctcagcctccccagttccctcgacagtagtggcaaccgatcatcctgacgcaaaaaacggatgttccaagcccccaccctgacttcccgcctgaggttcagcctctggcagtcactccgggtggatgccacctctgccacccccaccgacgctgccccatataaaagggggtggcgggctgcgtgccccatcatccacctgtggggttcccgagggctttcccccacaagcttcactctgggctggcggccaccagagcgcaggcgagacgagtagttcccgttcccagcctgcgctccagcagtcgccctcccagcagggcccacagtccgcctcacttgctgggtgggaggggcttttcccctcctcccagcctctccattcataaaaagcactgccgattggtttatatctggggggaggaggactggcaaggcccacctcccccgagcctcccattaaccccagggggttagggggcaggagttggtacagggccagggcgtgtccacacgccggtggaccatgaccctgaacctctggggcctcctgctgctccgagatccccctcagtttagcctggaaccgcaaggtacccagtttccatgggaggccacgaggaggcactgcagggagtctcgatgatggagaggctatgcactggcagggggtggcttatgcagagctgctccctttttcgcacgaggctagccagcggtggcagctgtaagcgggaaggcatgcaaaagctcttaacactaactagactaccactccatcgcttcacaccaccctgcgcatgaagcaccatatgtatatatatatatatatatatatatatatatatatatatatatatatatatatatatatatatatatatatatatatatatatatatatatatatatatatatatatatatatatatatatatatatatatatatatatatatatatatatatatatatacatatatatatatatatatatatatatatatatatatatatatatatatatatatatatatatatatatatacatatatatatatatatatatatatatatatatatatgtatatatatatatatatatatatatatacatatgtatgtgtatatatgtgtgtgtgtgtgtgtgtgagtgtgttaaagtgcgcgcgtgtgtgtgtgtgtgtgtgtgtgtgtgtgtgtgtgtgtgtgtgtgttcatgtgtgttcatgtgtgtgtgtgtgtgtgtgcatgtgtgtgtgtgtgcatgtgtgtgtgtgtgtgagtgtgtgtgtgtgtgtgtgtgtgtgtgtgtgtgtgtgtgcgtgtgtgtgtgtgtgtgtgtgcgtgtgtgtgcgtgtgtgtgtgtgtgcgtgtgtgtgtgtgtgtgtgtgtgtgtgtgtgtgtgtgtgtgtgtgtgcgtgtgtgtgtgtgtgtgtgtatatgtatatgtatatatatatatatatatatatatatatatatatatatatatatatatatatatatgtatatatatatatatatacatatatataaatatatatatacacatataaatatatatatacacatataaatatatatataaatatatatatatatatacatatatatatatatatatatatatgtatacaaatatatatatatatataaatatatatatatatatatatatatatatatatatatatatatatatatatatatatatatatatatatatatatatatatatatatatatatatatatatatatatatatatatatatatatatgtatacatatatatatatatatatatacatatatatacatatatttatacatatatacatatacttatacatatatacatatacatatacacacacacacacacacacacacacacacacacacacacacacacatatatatatatatatatatatatatatatatatatatatatatatatatatatatatatatataaatatatttatacatatatatatatacacacacacacatacacacacacacacacacacacacacacacacacacacacacacacacacacacacacgcacacacacaaacacacacacacacatatatatatatatatatatatatatatatatatatatatatatatatatccgtatatatacatatatgtatatatatacatatatatatagatatatatatctatatatgtatatatatacatatatatatatatatatatatatatatatatatatatatatatatatatatatatatatatatatatatatatatatatatatatatatatatatatatatatatatatatatatatatatatatatatatatatatatatatatatatatatatatatatatatatatatatatatatatatatatatatatatatatatatatatatatatatatatatatatatatatatatatatatatatatatatatatatatatatatatatatatatatatatatatatatatatatatatatatatatatatatatatatatatatatatatatatatatatatatatatatatatatatatatatatatatatatatatatatatatatatatatatatatatatatatatatatatatatatatatatatatatatatatatatatatatatatatatatatatatatatatatatatatatatatatatatatatatatatatatatatatatatatatatatatatatatatatatatatatatatatatatatatatatatatatatatatatatatatatatatatatatatatatatatatatatatatatatatatatatatatatatatatatatatatatatatatatatatatatatatatatatatatatatatatatatatatatatatatatatatatatatatatatatatatatatatatatatatatatatatatatatatatatatatatatatatatatatatatatatatatatatatatatatatatatatatatatatatatatatatatatatatatatatatatatatatatatatatatatatatatatatatatatatatatatatatatatatatatatatatatatatatatatatattatatatatggatatatatatatatatatatatatatatatatatatatatatatatatatatatatatatatatatatatatatatatatatatatataattatatatatatatatatatatatatatataattatatataattatatatatatatatatatatatatatatatatatatatatatatatatatataattatatatatatatatatatatatatatatatatatatatatatatatatatatatatatatatatatatatatatatatataatgcatatatgcatatacatgcatatatatatatgtgtgtgtgtgtgtgtgtgtgtgtgtgtgtgtgtgtgtgtgtgtgtgtatatatatatatatatatatatatatatatatatatatatatatatacatgtatatatacatatacatgtatatatacatatacatgtatatatacatatacatgtatatatacatatacatgtatatatacatgtacatgtatatatacatatacatgtatatatacatatacatgtatatatacatatacatgtatatatacatatacatgtatatatacatatacatgtatatatacatatacatgtatatatacatatacatgtatatacacatatacatgtatatatacatatacatgtatatatacatatacatgtatatatacatatatatgtatatatacatatatatgtatatatatatatatatagttatacatatagttatatatatatatatatatatatatatatatatatatatatagttatatagttatatatacatttagttatatatatatatatatatatatatatatatatatatatatatatatatatatatagttatatagttatatatacatttagttatatatatatatatatatatatatatatatatatatatatttatatatatttatatatataaatatatatataaatatatatatataaatatacatatatatatatatatatatatttatatatctcatcatcatcatcatcatcatcatcatcatcatcatcatcatcatcatcatcatcatcaccaccaccaccaccaccaccaccaccactgacaAGGGTGCATAGCCACGTCCACCATTCATTTCCACCTTTGGGGTACCCTCATGGCAAGCCAACAAgcagggactcggcctatctcaagctcctcaccacaggtttggtcgatctgcccaagccacaacttctTAGGTCATaacacaggcctcctccacccagggttgtctcttacagagacaacctggtgggcaggatcatcctaagGAAAGTGAGCCatgtggccgtatagcctgagttggcgatcacggattgtgcaggtaataggtcctgtgccagtctcacagtgcaaccattggttAGACACGTGGTTCTGCAtatagtaccccatgatccagcgcaaggacctaatacaaaaggcatcaagacgagactccaaggcacaggataatatcctagtttcactaccatatagcaaaactggtattatctgGACCCTGAAGACAcataacttggtccttctgcacaggtaccggcatctccaaatactcttgtcaagagagttcatgacccttacTACCAGgtcaatccatctgctgacttcttggtctgacagcctagagttatgaaccacactaccaaggtatgtaaagctctctgtgacttcaatatccTTGCCGCAAACATGTAGTGACCTAACAAGTTCTCCTaataagtccccaaagtcctggatcttggtcttggtccaggagacctcaagaccaaagggctttgcttcattactaaatgcatccagagccaccacaagggactccaaggactcagatagaatagcatcatcagcaaagtcaaggttggtaaccttgatattgcccagggttgcttcacaatgactttgaacagtagctctgtctagtatccaatccatgcaagtgttgaaaagagttggtgcaaggacacagctttgtttcacttctgaactaacaggaaagaagctcgataggCTCCCCAAAAAAAACTTACAGCACTTTCAggaccagtatacagacttgctattagtccaataatcctcattggaattcctttcagtctcaggatctcccagagtaattccctatgcaccgtatcaaacgccttcttgaggtcgatgcaggctgcaagcagcccatgcctgaactcacaacggcactctacaatgactcgaagcacaaggatacagtctaatgtggacttaccaggagtgaatctagaTTGCTCTGGCTTCTGATGCCTCagcagatggtctctgatacgtctcagaaggatgtgggcgagaaccttgcctggtatactgagcagtgtgatgccttggtggttgctgcagtctaATTggtcccacttccccttctaGAGACGGATGactacacccctcaacaggtctggGGGAATGGAACCAGACcaccaaatggcagccaggacagcatgcaaccccatTGCCATATGTTCACCATCATCCTTTAATCCATTTCCGACGGgtatcccacatatgagacacctggaaaaataaatATAGCCGGGCATCCCACCAGTGGGACGTTGGACTGGAGCTTGCGCCCCGATTCCGTCATGGGCCATGGCCAGCGCGCAGGCAGATTCCAGGCCAGCCCTGCACACCAATTTTGAAGCAGCCCAGAAactattatttccatctttaAAATATACTAGCGTTAGTGGgctaacagttcagctgggatgccacaaatcACCTCTCAAATTCATTTAGGGAGGGagaatcctcactgatgggtgggtccagcaaCGGAATCTCAGCACTACACATATCCAAGTTAACTACTGGGGAGTAACATTGTAAAACGGCTCAAAATACTTGGCCCAGGACTTccacaccacaacaggatctgagacaatctggccacttactaagcaaactgctgtcacctgtgaagagggcttggagttcagctttctcagggcttggtatgcaggacgaaggtcatttactaagaaatggccttccacctcctttgcaagactcttaataaactgttccttgtcccttcttaacaaagaccaagttctgcgcacctgagaactctgcaaatcccgatcccctgtcagacaaacCGCAAAACAAGCatttgtggcatccagtgtctcctgtgagattaaATTTTGTCCTACTCTCAGGCATTCTCCAATCATTTCTTGAGGTGCTTCGAGGGTTTGCCCTTGAAGGTGTCCctcagaagtacagggtccatcagattgtcgagcactgtgaaacaaccagagactgcctcagcaaacccccaggcacacTCTCCCACCCTCAGCTTGCCCAAGGAAAACACCCTAAggtgatcattggaccactgGTGAGTTTtaaagtggacccggagggtagccacaaccaatctatggtcaataccacagaactcagcactcctatacaccctgcagttctggaggatcctccaacgagtgctaacgagtatctGGTCGATCTCTTTGGCTACACTACCTGCATCGTTGTACCATGTGCAACGATGTGGACAAATATCTTGCCAGGGACAGCTGTCTGACTCAGAtactagtttggcatagaacatctctttcacctcaagtttacaaacatcagtaggagccaaatgctagcttcagtctcattaccattatacactcatcaattggtgtaacctctactactgagggctTAAGTCTGCTGGATATCgatatggctactccctggagatggcaACAgttgctgcggcccgaccagtagtaggtgtagccacctatacTGATCATTCCagtgccaggtcttctcacctctaaacatataatatactgtataaatatacattctatatatatatatatatatatatatatatatatatatatatatatatatatatatatgtatatatatatatgtatatatatatatgtatatatatatatatatatatgtatatatatatgtatatatatatatatgtatatatatatatatatattatatatatacatatataaatatcaattcacatatatgtatataaattatatagataagtacacacatatatatatacacacatttgcatatatacatatatatatatatatatatatatatatatatatatattcatatatatatttattatatatacatatacatatttacatacatatacatatatatattcatatatgtgtatatatatcatatatacatatatatacatacatacatatatatattatatatatatatatctatatctatatatatctataactattcatatctatatctatatctatatacatatatatatctatatacatctatatatatacacatatatatatatatatattatatatatatatatattatatatataaatatatatatatattatatatatacatacatacatacatatacatatatatatatatatatatatatatatatatatatatatatatatattatatatatatatattatatatatataaatatatatatatatattatatatacatatatacatacatatatatatatatatatatatatatatatatatatatatatatgcacatgtataaaaatatacatattgatgtatatgtatttatatctatattcatatatatatacatatatattatgcatgtgcatatatatatatatatatatatatatatatatatatatatatatatatatatatatatatatataaaattatgtacatatatatatacatatatacatacatatatacatatatatatacatatatacatatatatatataaatgtgtatgtgtgtgtgtgtgtgtgtgtgtgtgtgtgtgtgtgtgtgtgtgtgtgtgtgtgtgtgtgtgtgtgtgtgtgtatgagtgtgcatgcgtgtgtgtgtgtgtgtgtgtgtgtgtgtgcgtgtgtgtgtgtgtgtgtgtgtgtgtgtgtgtgtgtgagtgtgtgtgcgtgtgtgtgtgtgtgtgcgtgtgtgtgtgtgtgtgtgtgtgtgtgtgtgtgtgtgtgtgagtgtgtgagtgtgtgtgtgtgagtgtgagtgtgagtgtgagtgtgagtgtgagtgtgtgtgtgtgtgtgtgtgtgtgagtgtgagtgtgagtgagtgagtgagtgagtgagtgagtgagtgagtgagtgagtgagtgagtgagtgagtgtgtgtgtgtgtgtgtgtgtgtgtgtgtgcgtgagagtgtgtgtgtgtatgtgtgagagtgtgtgtgtgtgtgtgagagtgtgtgtgtgtgtgtgtgtgtgagagtgtgtgtgtgtgtgtgtgtgtgagagtgtgtgtgtgtctgtgtctgtgtgtgtgtgtgtgtgtgtgtgtgtgtgtgtgtgtgtgtgtgtgtgtgtgtgtgtgtgtgtaatatgtatatatgtatatgtatatttacatatgcatgtgtgtgtgtgtgtgtgtgtgtgtgtgtgtgtgtgtgtgtgtgtgtgtgtgtgtgtgtgtgtgtgtgtgtgtgtgtgtgtgtgtgtgtgtgtgtgtgtgtgtgtgtgtgtgtgtgtgtgtgtgtgtgtgtgtgtgtgtgtgtgtgtgtgtgtgtgtgtgtgtgtgtgtgtgtgtgtgtgtgtgtgtgagtgagtgagtgagtgagtgagtgagtgagtgagtgagtgaatgagtgagtgagtgagtgtgtgtgtgtgtgtgtgtgtgtgtgtgtgtctgtgtgtgtgtgtgtgtgtgtgtgtgtgtgtgtgtgtgagtgtgagtgagtgagtgagtgagtgagtgagtgagtgagtgagtgagtgagtgagtgagtgagtgagtgagtgagtgagtgagtgagtgtgtgtgtgtgtgtgtgtgtgtgtgtgtgtgtgtgtgtgtgtgtgtgagagtgtgtgtgtgtatgtgtgagagtgtgtgtgtgtgtgtgtgagagtgtgtgtgtgtgtgtgtgagagtgtgtgtgtgagagtgtgtgtgtgagagtgtgagtgtgtgtgtgtgagagtgtgagtgtgtgtgtgtgggtctgtgagggtgtgagtgtgtgtgagtgttttagtgtgtgtgtgtgtgtgtgtgtgggtgtgtgtgtgtgtgtgtgtgtctgtgtctgtgtcagcgtgtgtgtgtgtgtgtgtgtgtgtgtgtgtgtgtgtgtgtgtgtgtgtgtgtgtgtgtgtgtgtgtgtgtgtgtgtgtgtgagagagagtgtgtgtgtgtgagagtgtgtgtgagtgtgtgagagtgtgtgagagtgtgtgtgtgtgtgtgtgtgtgtgtgtgtgtgtgtgtgtgtgtgtgtgtgtgtgtgtgtgtgtgtgtgtgtgtgtgtaatatgtatatatgtatatgtatatacatatgcatgtgtgtgtgtgtgtgtgt from the Penaeus vannamei isolate JL-2024 chromosome 1, ASM4276789v1, whole genome shotgun sequence genome contains:
- the LOC138862751 gene encoding uncharacterized protein; translation: MRIIGLIASLYTGPESAVSWTKTKIQDFGDLLGELVRSLHVCGKDIEVTESFTYLGSVVHNSRLSDQEVSRWIDLVVRVMNSLDKSIWRCRYLCRRTKLCVFRVQIIPVLLYGSETRILSCALESRLDAFCIRSLRWIMGYYMQNHVSNQWLHCETGTGPITCTIRDRQLRLYGHMAHFP